Proteins encoded within one genomic window of Platichthys flesus chromosome 13, fPlaFle2.1, whole genome shotgun sequence:
- the LOC133966791 gene encoding general transcription factor IIF subunit 2-like codes for MSDKAEVNLSGVKQSKGVWLVKVPKYLSQQWGKATDVGKIIIGKKQGKTEVRFSLSAELSALQSAVGEKDGSLLIPRDHPFTMHPVGGQTMAVFSQSSTDGISVEGMVVHRAECRPVVNDNYMKLKKLQLKESTKPQRLSQQLEKAITTVFKPVANHDFNLEYEKKKKTEGKMVRAERQVVLDMLFSAFERHQYYNIKDLVDITRQPVTYLKEIMREIGTYNSKGAHKSTWELKPEYRHYQSAEEEETEAA; via the exons ATGTCAGATAAAGCTGAGGTGAACCTGAGTGGAGTCAAACAAAGTAAAGGAGTGTGGCTCGTCAAG GTTCCCAAGTATTTATCTCAGCAGTGGGGCAAGGCCACAGATGTTGGAAAGATTATCATTGGAAA GAAACAAGGAAAAACGGAG GTGCGTTTCAGCCTGAGCGCGGAGCTGAGCGCCCTGCAGAGTGCTGTGGGGGAGAAGGATGGATCGCTGCTGATCCCGAGGGATCATCCCTTCACCATGCACCCAGTGGGTGGACAGACCATGGCTGTTTTCAGCCAGAGCAGCACAG ATGGAATCAGTGTGGAGGGCATGGTGGTGCACAGAGCTGAATGCAGACCAGTCGTCAATGACAACTACATGAAGCTGAAGAA gttgcaGCTCAAAGAGTCCACCAAGCCTCAGCGTTTATCACAGCAGCTCGAGAAAGCCATCACCACTGTCTTCAAGCCTGTGGCCAACCACGATTTCAAT TTGGAgtatgagaagaagaagaagacggaggGGAAGATGGTGAGAGCAGAGCGACAGGTCGTGTTGGACATGCTCTTCTCCGCCTTCGAGAGGCACCAGTATTACAACATTAAGGACCTGGTGGACATCACCAGACAACCTGTG acgTACCTGAAAGAGATCATGAGGGAAATTGGGACGTACAACAGCAAGGGAGCTCACAAAAGCACCTGGGAGCTGAAGCCGGAGTACCGACACTACCAGTcggccgaggaagaggagacggaggccGCCTAG
- the kctd4 gene encoding BTB/POZ domain-containing protein KCTD4 yields the protein MEWNFGRMESELRHINPDLLQPSKSFKKPSSGTITLNVGGFLYTAHRTTLSKHQGSFLEEVANGKKAVQHTDSMGNPFIDRDGPVFRHVLNYLRTGELQLPDDFREAGLLRREANFYHLSELVEAVVDWEGQRAAQKEPAFLEMTDSHERSQGLKVYCSDPTFIDKVKGRLVQVSKSRLDGFPEEFEVSSNVIQFRHFIKSEPGSRLVLKEDSTFLCTLDCLKLETVMLALRSGFKLVTSLDSSKGSVVAAEALHFVK from the coding sequence ATGGAATGGAACTTCGGAAGGATGGAGAGTGAACTGAGGCACATCAACCCTGACCTGCTGCAGCCCAGCAAGAGCTTCAAGAAGCCCTCCTCGGGCACCATCACCCTCAATGTCGGGGGGTTCCTGTACACCGCCCATCGCACCACCCTCTCCAAGCACCAGGGGTCCTTCCTGGAAGAGGTGGCCAATGGCAAGAAGGCGGTTCAGCACACCGACTCCATGGGTAACCCGTTCATCGATAGAGATGGTCCAGTTTTTCGCCATGTGCTCAACTACCTGCGAACTGGTGAGCTCCAGCTACCTGACGACTTCCGGGAGGCAGGGCTCCTGCGGCGGGAGGCCAACTTTTACCATCTGAGCGAGCTCGTGGAAGCGGTGGTCGACTGGGAGGGCCAGAGGGCGGCCCAGAAAGAACCTGCATTTTTGGAGATGACAGACAGCCATGAGAGGTCGCAGGGCCTCAAGGTGTACTGCAGCGACCCCACCTTCATCGACAAGGTGAAGGGCCGGCTGGTCCAGGTCTCCAAGAGCCGCCTGGACGGCTTCCCGGAGGAGTTTGAGGTGTCGTCCAACGTGATCCAGTTCCGGCACTTCATCAAGTCGGAACCCGGCTCGCGGCTTGTCCTGAAGGAGGACAGCACTTTCTTGTGCACGCTTGACTGTCTGAAACTGGAGACGGTGATGCTGGCACTGAGATCGGGCTTCAAACTGGTCACCAGTCTCGACAGCAGCAAAGGATCAGTGGTGGCGGCTGAGGCCCTTCACTTTGTCAAGTAG